The Corvus hawaiiensis isolate bCorHaw1 chromosome 9, bCorHaw1.pri.cur, whole genome shotgun sequence genomic sequence AGACTTACGATCTATCGCTGCCACTGTGTCTGTCAAATTCCCGTTTGCCACGAGAGTCAAACCCATCTCCTCGGCCCATCCCGCGCCCGCGGCCACGGCCCCGGCCCAGTCCTCCACGTCCACGCATGGGTCGGTCCAGGATGGGTCTGGCACAGAACAGCCACAGGTCAGGGATTCACTCCAAAAATGGACAGCATTTCATGGTTCTTGTCCTCTCTGAGGATTTTGTTTACTTGGTTTTCCTTTGATAATTACTGTTAGTAGCTGAGTCAAGTGATTCACCTCCAAAAATGCACAGTGGGTTTCaccattcttttcttctttgagaactttatttacttgtttttcctttgataaTTCGTTTGTAGCTGGGTTCAGGCTCTAACTGCAGAAAAGTCACTCCCCAACCCCTGGAagagtccaaggccaggctggacgggccGGGAGCAACCTGGTTTGGTAGAAGGTGTCCCGGCCCATGGTATGGGTTGGAACCAGACCACGTTTAAGGTCcgttccaagccaaaccattctgtggttccatgatCTTAGAATGCGGAAACAAATGCTCAggattgttgtttgtttgcatcTTCTGGCATTAATTCCAAAATTTAGTGTTTGTATTGTGTTACGAAATTAACTGATGCCAAAACTTCAACTAAACTCACTTTTATCCAACGTACTTTTAAAAGGATCTTAACTTTGGCTACTAAAGCTTTAATATTTGAACATTACTTCAattctggctgcttcacaacaCATAAGACACTTTAAATCTCACGTAGATCTATGATGGCTTCACCACTTCCAGGTCTGAAGCCATTGTAGCCAAGGCTGCAAGAAGGAAACACCTACGTGGACAAACTTTTGCTGGCTTTAAGTCAGCTGGGCAGATTAAAGCCACAGCTGTAACAGCAAACAAATCTCATCCTGCAGCTATGCTTGGGTTCCTTTCCTGAGTTATCTGCTATAGATGTACAGAATTATGGTGAATATCTTGATTTAAGCCATAATTTCAGTTACACCCATGAACCTGTTCATGTAGACCACTCTCAGCCTAAAACTTGAGTTAAGTTTGCAAACAAAACCATGGAAAAGGGAAGTGTTATGGTCTGCACGACACGAATTTAATCTTGATTCAATCAGCTCTTTTACCTGAGCAGCAGAAGGCaggacagccctgtcctgccaAAGCTAGGAAAGCTGTTTATCACCAAGACAAAACTCTTACTTATCCACAGAGAACTCTCCTCCCTCGCCCTTCTCCTCGGCGGGTTTCTCGAAGCGGCGCTCGCGGGGAGGTCGTCGCTCGGGTCTCCTGTCGATGGGTTTGCCTTCcccctgctgctgttgctgctgctgctgatcgGGCCTCCTGCCAATCCTCCTTATCCCTGAAACATCAGGCCAGACACATCAACGGAATGTGGAATGCTCCGGGACAGATACCGACCCCCCAGGGAAACAAGCGGGAATAAAAGTTTTACTTCTGCAGAACCTGAGCAACTGCACCTTCACCTGACTCTTCCCAGTCACATTTCTACCCAGGATTTCAAATTGTGTTTGACTGAAAAGTTTAGTAACCCCTGCTGAAATAACAGGGTCAGCTTTCAAACAAGAATCAAAGTAAGCAagattttattacatttttttttttctctgaaaggtGCTTTTCAGGTAAAACAAGtgggttttatttgaaaaacacaCAAAGGAAGCGAGCATCACCTCACTGGCCCTAAGACAGTCCTGTGCTCCCTAAAACAGTCATCCTGTGCTGTTCTAACAGTTGCACTCCatgatcttggaggtgttttccGACCtaaatgatcctgtgattctgtccTTGGAAACTCTTCTGGGCAGCAGTACCACCAGCTGTACCAGACAGGTGCCACCTGCACGTACAGGTCAGTGACTAACTGGGATCCACACAGATCCTCCCAATCCAACACACATTCCCTGACAAAGATTCTCCTTCTTGTGCACTTCTCAAAATAGCTTAAGACTCCACAGTGCCACCGAGCTGCCCAGCATTCTTCCTCCCTGCCTAGGCCCCCTAAAAGGGTTTTTATTGCAAATAAAAACCTCCCGTGGGCATTCTCTTCTTTACCAAGCCCTCTGAAGGATCTAACacagttttcttttccactcATGTGAAAGGCCTTGCttactcttttttaaaagatcagGACAAACACATTGCTACTTTGTTATATCATTTTCTTGCCAAAACACTGGCTCCAGAATTAAGGAGCCAGCTTTTAAATTCAAAGctgatttttacatttttttgaaGAACCAAGTTCCTGCCTAGCAAGCAATGTCAAATTTGGGTGGGGCTACAGAAGTTGCAGTTGTAATGATATCCAAGCCAACACACCCAGATGAACAATGTCTCCCTCACCTTACAAGCTGTATTTAACATGAAGTTTGCATGGCATACCTAGCTCCCTAAGTGTTCCCGACTCCCTGAGGAAACAAGGGGTTAAACTCAGCAGCCTGCACTTGGAAAAGGGCTCTCCAATGAGGACAGGCATTCCATGTGAGGAGGtgaagcagggagaggagcaggcatGCTGCAGAACTGGAATGGAAGAGCCACGGCTTTTGAATTTCGAGTTAAACGCCCTGAACTCAGACAAACTCGGTTCCTGCTGAAGCCTAACCCAAAATACAAGTTATTTCTCAGCATCACCAAGCTTTGAACTGCTAATTCAGCAGGCAAATCACTTGCAGCTTTACGGAGTAGTGGAATAGCTTAAAATACATTCACACAGGAAACAAACCCTGGCACCGAGCACCTTTATGATGCCAGAACTGCAAGAACAGCCACGCACAAAAATAGACATTTTCAAATTGGAAACTGACTTTGTTTACGACACTGCTACAACAGCAGCCCCGACTTTCTCTGTTTCACTACCACAACAAACCAcgaaaatacttatttttcacACTGCTGTTGAAAACAAGAGGCAAAAAGCAGAAGGTGAAGAggggctgccagccctgcccaaaCCCCTCCTGCGGTGCCAAAGACactgccatgtccccaggtgtaCCTCGCGGGGGACAGCACCGGAATCCCGCACCTGGCTAAGGTTTCCAGAGGAGACTGGTTAAAGGAATTGAGACTCCGGACAAATCATTGCATCCCTCACACAGGAAACACTCCCGAGCGTTAAAGAGCAACAGATCCATAAGCAAAGAGTATTTGTAACATAGTTCCTAAATTTGTCTTCTCACGAGGTGTTTTCAAATAACATTGGTAAGACTCGCTTTCCAAAACAAGTAATATATTaaaatgatttctttctttaacaGCATAAAACACAGTGGAGAATCAGAATCACTTTGTAACATAAATGCTGAAGTATTAAGACGCTTTCACTTAGCATCGTGCTCTCTGAAAAGCTTGTTTAAATTGCAGTTAACCTGTTATTCCCTTGCTCCCACGTAATCTGCTGTCACCACACATTGATGCTtttcaaggattccttttaaCCCGAGTTGTGACCCACCTGCCGAGCGCCCAAGTTTGGGCGCGGTGGAGCCGCCTGCACGGGACGCCATGTGCCCACATCCATCCCTCCCTATCCATGTGGGACCGTGGCCTACTAATTTGCAGAGCATGTTCCTTTAATCTATTTAtacttggatttcttttttccaaagttttctACGTAGGATGTCTTAGAAATTTACAGAAACTAAGAATTCATACAAgctattatttaaatatatatgaaaacaaaaatattgctATCAACGCTATTCACTAGAAAATTACCCAAATGGATTTTGGAAAGCCCAGGAACTTCCAGGCATCCTGTCAAATCCATCGGACCACCTGAAACACGAGTCAAGTTCAGGACACGAGGtcggacggggcttggagcaacctggtctagtggaaggtgtccctgcccatggcagggggagaaCGAAAAggcccttccaaccaaaaccattccaggattccttGTGatggtttagatgggatatcgGGAAAgaattcttggctgtgaaggtggggagaccctggcacagggtgaccagagcagctgtggctgcccctggatccctggcagtgtccaaggccaggctggacactggggcttggagcagcctgggatagtggaaagtgtcccatGCCAGGGGACGGAACGAGGTGGGCTTTAAGCTCTATTCCCACACGAACCACTCCACGATTCTCTTCACTGCTAGGCTTTCCTATTTCGCGTTACTCCTCTCCCTCCCGCCGGCACCGAGGCAGCTCCGGGCGCCCCGCACGCCCGACTCCATTTTGCGCGGGCCGAGCCGCGGGACACGTGGGGCCGGGCGAGCCCGGGGCCGGGCgagcccggggccgccgccacCGGCCCCGCGGGCGCCCCGGGCGGCCTCCGCCATGCACGGCCCCACGTGCGGCCCGGCCTTGCCCGGGCCCCCtttgtgcgggccgggccgccccctccccgccgaCCCCCCGGCCCGCTCACCCTCCTTCCGCAGCGGCGCTCCGGGCTGGCCCCCGCCATCCTCCCGGCGGTCCCCGCCGGCGAAGGGCGGCAGCGGGTTCTTGCGCTCCTTCTGCGACTCCCTGCGCAGCTGCTTGGCCGCActgcccgcgccgccgcccgcctggCCTGCGCCGCCAGCCCCACCCGAGGAGCCGCTCTGGGCGCCCGCCGGGCcgcgggccccgccgcccgcttgactcccgccgccgccgccgccgctctcCTTCCTCCGGCTCTCCGCCGCGCGCAGCACCTCGAAGGGGTCGGACTCGTCATCGAAGAGCTGATCGAAGCGGTTGGTGACGACGCACCCGAAGCCCTCCTGCAGGTGTCCGGGCATGATGGGCCCCCGTCGGCGGGATCCTGCGCGGATGCTACCGGggccccccgcgccctgctcgcTGCCGCACAAGATGGCGGGCCCTGAGGAGACGCGCTTCTCTTCCGGCGCGGCCACATCCGGGCACCTCCGCGGGGAGGGCGGGCGGGCGCTGCAGCGCCGCCGGCGGCCGCGCCGCGAACTGCGCGCACATTGTGTGAGGCGGGAGCGCGGTTTCCCGCCGTGGACTCTACCATCAGCGAGGGAGGGGGATAGGTCGACgggggaggcgggggggggacgcggggcggggcggagccCCGCACCGCGcccccccccgcctcccccGTCGACCCCCGCGCCGATGGTACCGCCCGCGTGTGGGCTCCCTcagaaataaaacctaaataaaGCGGAATTAAGAGATTTGCAGTTATTGACTAATAAAAGTTGATTTTCAGGCCTTGAGCTGAAAGTTAGAACAAGATTTCCCGCCTTCGTGGGCATTTCTGCTCGTCTAATTAGCGGACAGACGTAGCAGGCAGTGTCAAGTGGAGGTGGTAGATGTTTGCGCGATTAATACCTATTAATATACTATTAATATAGCGGTATACAGTAGAAATAAATACTGTATATTGCTGTATATAataatatgtaatatatatcATATGTGATAATATCTACAGCGATGTATAGTATATAATAACATAATAACACATAATGCATAATACATAATATGCGACAcacaatattaatattaatatattaaatattgtaTACTAATAGTAATAAGTTGATGCAATTATGTCAGTACACCActattataatatttttatacatgaatacgtgtgtgtgtgtgtgtgtatctggtTATAGCCAAAAGGCATTCTATCAAGAGattaaaatgtaataaacaGGCACAGATTTGACATGTCCTTCAAAACACGATTTGAT encodes the following:
- the SERBP1 gene encoding plasminogen activator inhibitor 1 RNA-binding protein isoform X2 is translated as MPGHLQEGFGCVVTNRFDQLFDDESDPFEVLRAAESRRKESGGGGGGSQAGGGARGPAGAQSGSSGGAGGAGQAGGGAGSAAKQLRRESQKERKNPLPPFAGGDRREDGGGQPGAPLRKEGIRRIGRRPDQQQQQQQQGEGKPIDRRPERRPPRERRFEKPAEEKGEGGEFSVDKPILDRPMRGRGGLGRGRGRGRGMGRGDGFDSRGKREFDRHSGSDRSGLKHEDKRGGSGSHNWGTVKDELTELDQSAVTEETPEGEEHPPADSENKENEVEEVKEEGPKEMTLDEWKAIQSKDRAKVEFNIRKPNEGADGQWKKGFVLHKSKSEETKAMTEMQGSLLDSNEAHAEDSVMDHHFRKPANDITSQLEINFGDLGRPGRGGRGGRGGRGRGGRASRGGRTDKLVKEFDVIHTPNQSSASAPDVDDPEAFPALS
- the SERBP1 gene encoding plasminogen activator inhibitor 1 RNA-binding protein isoform X5 → MPGHLQEGFGCVVTNRFDQLFDDESDPFEVLRAAESRRKESGGGGGGSQAGGGARGPAGAQSGSSGGAGGAGQAGGGAGSAAKQLRRESQKERKNPLPPFAGGDRREDGGGQPGAPLRKEGIRRIGRRPDQQQQQQQQGEGKPIDRRPERRPPRERRFEKPAEEKGEGGEFSVDKPILDRPMRGRGGLGRGRGRGRGMGRGDGFDSRGKREFDRHSGSDRSELDQSAVTEETPEGEEHPPADSENKENEVEEVKEEGPKEMTLDEWKAIQSKDRAKVEFNIRKPNEGADGQWKKGFVLHKSKSEETKAMTEMQGSLLDSNEAHAEDSVMDHHFRKPANDITSQLEINFGDLGRPGRGGRGGRGGRGRGGRASRGGRTDKLVKEFDVIHTPNQSSASAPDVDDPEAFPALS
- the SERBP1 gene encoding plasminogen activator inhibitor 1 RNA-binding protein isoform X4; protein product: MPGHLQEGFGCVVTNRFDQLFDDESDPFEVLRAAESRRKESGGGGGGSQAGGGARGPAGAQSGSSGGAGGAGQAGGGAGSAAKQLRRESQKERKNPLPPFAGGDRREDGGGQPGAPLRKEGIRRIGRRPDQQQQQQQQGEGKPIDRRPERRPPRERRFEKPAEEKGEGGEFSVDKPILDRPMRGRGGLGRGRGRGRGMGRGDGFDSRGKREFDRHSGSDRSGLKHEDKRGGSGSHNWGTVKDELTELDQSAVTEETPEGEEHPPADSENKENEVEEVKEEGPKEMTLDEWKAIQSKDRAKVEFNIRKPNEGADGQWKKGFVLHKSKSEEAHAEDSVMDHHFRKPANDITSQLEINFGDLGRPGRGGRGGRGGRGRGGRASRGGRTDKLVKEFDVIHTPNQSSASAPDVDDPEAFPALS
- the SERBP1 gene encoding plasminogen activator inhibitor 1 RNA-binding protein isoform X3 — protein: MPGHLQEGFGCVVTNRFDQLFDDESDPFEVLRAAESRRKESGGGGGGSQAGGGARGPAGAQSGSSGGAGGAGQAGGGAGSAAKQLRRESQKERKNPLPPFAGGDRREDGGGQPGAPLRKEGIRRIGRRPDQQQQQQQQGEGKPIDRRPERRPPRERRFEKPAEEKGEGGEFSVDKPILDRPMRGRGGLGRGRGRGRGMGRGDGFDSRGKREFDRHSGSDRSSVSHSHFSGLKHEDKRGGSGSHNWGTVKDELTELDQSAVTEETPEGEEHPPADSENKENEVEEVKEEGPKEMTLDEWKAIQSKDRAKVEFNIRKPNEGADGQWKKGFVLHKSKSEEAHAEDSVMDHHFRKPANDITSQLEINFGDLGRPGRGGRGGRGGRGRGGRASRGGRTDKLVKEFDVIHTPNQSSASAPDVDDPEAFPALS